A genomic segment from Streptomyces sp. NBC_00459 encodes:
- a CDS encoding sigma-70 family RNA polymerase sigma factor: MGADELLVLVAGGDQKAFEELYGIVSGPVFGLVRRVVRDPAQSEEVSQEVLLELWRSSPRFDPRKGSALSWILTLAHRRAVDRVRSARAAGEREQREAQRSHRPAFDHVAEEVEAGMEREWVRRCLDRLTTLQRQSVTLAYYEGYTYREVAERLSLPLGTVKTRMRDGLTRLRECLGGVA, encoded by the coding sequence GTGGGAGCGGACGAGCTTCTGGTTCTCGTGGCCGGGGGAGACCAGAAGGCCTTCGAAGAGCTGTACGGGATCGTGTCCGGGCCGGTGTTCGGGTTGGTGCGGCGCGTGGTGCGGGACCCGGCGCAGTCGGAGGAGGTGTCCCAGGAGGTCCTGCTCGAACTCTGGCGCTCCTCACCCCGGTTCGACCCCAGGAAGGGCAGTGCCCTGTCCTGGATACTCACGCTCGCGCACCGCCGGGCCGTCGACCGGGTGCGCAGCGCCCGCGCGGCCGGTGAGCGTGAGCAGCGCGAGGCCCAGCGCTCCCACCGTCCCGCCTTCGACCACGTGGCCGAGGAGGTGGAGGCCGGGATGGAGCGCGAATGGGTGCGCCGCTGTCTGGACAGGCTGACCACCCTGCAACGCCAGTCGGTCACCCTCGCCTACTACGAGGGCTATACGTACCGTGAGGTGGCGGAGCGGCTCTCGCTTCCGCTGGGCACGGTGAAGACACGGATGCGCGACGGACTGACCCGGCTGCGCGAATGCCTGGGAGGTGTCGCATGA